From the Halodesulfovibrio sp. genome, one window contains:
- a CDS encoding response regulator, producing the protein MAEIMVLDDVIDAGILIKRILERKGHSVTVFTDEEEALNFARTHTPNLAILDIKLRKMTGVEVLAELRSYSPTTQVIMLTGYPTLETARESLKLGANEYCVKPIDKEELENKVHEVLSAAI; encoded by the coding sequence ATGGCAGAAATAATGGTGCTCGATGATGTGATTGATGCAGGAATTCTTATCAAGCGAATTCTTGAACGCAAAGGACACTCTGTCACTGTTTTTACAGATGAAGAAGAAGCATTGAACTTTGCGCGAACCCACACACCCAATCTCGCAATTCTCGATATTAAGCTTCGCAAAATGACTGGTGTCGAAGTTCTGGCAGAGCTTAGAAGCTACTCCCCGACAACGCAGGTTATTATGCTTACAGGATATCCTACTCTAGAAACTGCCCGCGAATCACTTAAACTCGGTGCAAATGAGTACTGCGTAAAGCCTATTGATAAAGAAGAGCTAGAAAACAAAGTACACGAAGTTCTGAGTGCGGCTATCTAA
- a CDS encoding PAS domain S-box protein — MRFRTKLNVGMSVIIISLSVMLAVVVTNIAANSLVHETKRRGQVLADNIALRTTSSMLSGDLLQMKEMVDELRTVDKDVAYAFLINSNSQILAHTFADGFPIDLKHANIITEDGKPSIRLIDTGSQKFYDFAVPVTAGGLVIGQARLGLSRSQVQVVVNGLIFTISLVTVITLMVSIAISTQFAHRITYRLGMLGQYAESIVRGELKLNQTSGLNRNCWEIYNCQQKDCPAYENTDKRCWQLGDTLCTNYCSNQSARDLNNCEQCPVFARNSGDEIHELAETFDVMSLSLRGHIAELEAAKNDLTKQQEILRTIFESSPDQLSLIDKNGTYLSVNQAFASFVAKSKHEIIGKTEHDIPSLLNSWDTQKETNQIIETGKPVNREVRIVLEDGSRKWFNVLRVPVHDEKKQSIGVLGTARDITKVKDYQNQLVHSQKLESIGKLAGGVAHEINTPLGIILGYSQLLQEDFPKDGQVHKDLVVVEKQAKFCRKIVADLLDFSHQTKSEKKEMCFNNSIMEVVQLVRHAFNLDNVLILTHLDDRLPIIYGNPEQLKQVWMNLMSNAIEAIGQNGVINIHTELDINDGTIAAWFSDSGTGIATNDLDSIFDPFFSTKPVGKGTGLGLSVSFGIIQDHGGSISAISPAPKRLLEDGAMRTEGWGAGTSFKVVLPLDEMDYE; from the coding sequence ATGCGTTTTCGTACCAAACTCAATGTGGGAATGAGCGTTATCATCATTTCCCTCTCAGTTATGCTTGCAGTTGTTGTAACCAACATTGCAGCAAATTCACTTGTGCACGAAACAAAACGCCGCGGACAAGTTCTGGCAGACAACATTGCACTACGTACAACAAGCTCCATGCTTTCCGGTGACTTGCTGCAAATGAAGGAAATGGTTGATGAACTGCGCACTGTGGACAAGGACGTTGCTTACGCTTTTCTCATAAACAGCAACAGTCAAATTCTGGCGCACACATTTGCAGATGGCTTCCCAATTGATTTAAAACACGCCAATATTATTACAGAAGACGGAAAGCCTTCTATCCGGCTTATCGATACAGGGTCACAAAAATTTTATGATTTTGCCGTGCCTGTCACCGCTGGCGGTCTTGTTATCGGACAAGCACGCCTCGGGCTTTCCAGAAGTCAGGTACAGGTTGTTGTAAACGGTCTGATATTCACTATTTCCCTTGTTACCGTAATTACACTTATGGTCAGCATTGCCATATCAACCCAGTTTGCTCACAGAATTACCTACCGCCTGGGTATGCTGGGACAGTATGCAGAAAGCATCGTGCGCGGAGAATTGAAGCTCAACCAGACTTCCGGACTTAACCGGAACTGCTGGGAAATATACAACTGCCAGCAAAAAGACTGCCCTGCATATGAAAATACGGATAAACGCTGCTGGCAGTTAGGCGATACGTTATGCACAAATTATTGTAGCAACCAATCAGCACGCGACCTGAATAATTGCGAGCAGTGCCCTGTATTCGCCCGTAACTCCGGTGATGAAATCCATGAACTTGCAGAAACATTTGACGTTATGTCGCTGTCATTGCGTGGACATATTGCCGAATTAGAAGCGGCTAAAAACGACCTGACAAAACAGCAGGAAATCTTGAGGACTATATTTGAATCCAGTCCCGACCAGCTGTCTCTTATCGATAAAAACGGCACATATCTTTCTGTTAACCAAGCCTTTGCTTCCTTTGTAGCAAAATCAAAACATGAAATTATCGGCAAAACAGAGCACGATATCCCATCACTTTTGAACTCTTGGGACACTCAGAAAGAAACAAATCAAATAATCGAAACAGGCAAACCAGTTAACCGCGAAGTGCGTATTGTTCTCGAAGATGGTTCCCGAAAATGGTTTAACGTACTTAGAGTGCCAGTGCACGATGAGAAAAAACAGTCAATCGGGGTGCTAGGAACTGCGCGTGATATCACAAAGGTAAAGGATTACCAGAACCAGCTTGTGCACTCACAAAAGCTTGAATCCATAGGCAAGCTCGCAGGTGGAGTTGCACACGAGATCAACACACCGCTCGGTATTATTTTAGGTTATTCCCAGCTGTTGCAGGAAGACTTTCCTAAAGACGGACAAGTGCATAAAGACTTGGTCGTTGTTGAGAAGCAGGCTAAATTTTGCAGAAAAATTGTTGCAGACCTTCTTGATTTCTCTCACCAGACAAAAAGTGAGAAAAAAGAGATGTGCTTCAACAACTCCATTATGGAAGTTGTTCAGCTTGTCCGGCATGCTTTTAACTTAGATAACGTGCTCATACTTACACATCTTGATGACAGATTACCAATAATCTATGGAAACCCAGAACAGTTAAAACAAGTCTGGATGAACCTTATGTCCAATGCTATTGAAGCAATAGGTCAAAACGGAGTTATTAATATTCATACAGAATTGGATATTAATGACGGAACAATTGCGGCATGGTTCTCTGATTCAGGAACAGGCATAGCCACAAATGACCTCGACTCGATCTTCGATCCTTTCTTCAGTACAAAGCCTGTGGGTAAAGGAACTGGCTTGGGCTTATCTGTATCATTTGGTATTATTCAAGATCATGGCGGCAGCATATCTGCTATCAGTCCTGCACCTAAGCGTTTACTGGAAGACGGCGCTATGCGCACTGAAGGTTGGGGAGCAGGAACGTCGTTTAAGGTAGTGCTTCCGTTAGACGAAATGGACTACGAGTAA